In Helianthus annuus cultivar XRQ/B chromosome 3, HanXRQr2.0-SUNRISE, whole genome shotgun sequence, a single window of DNA contains:
- the LOC118490367 gene encoding zinc finger MYM-type protein 1-like, translating to MDLYRDSTEANVKSEAKSLVENELEKFEFLLAMVIWYEVLHAINVVSKNLQSKDMCIDIAIKQLDGLIIYFKKFRDEGFENAMIKAKELALKMGIEPSFREKRVIRRNRRFDENVDNETLKTPIDCFRTDYFLYIVDQASVSLESRFAQFKEFEQIFGFLFSIKKLKSLDQKILKEKCIYLEKFWNYDNHIDIDGLDLFEELKMLREIIHVESDTLTNILTYIKNFNSFPNAYIAYRIVLTIPVTVATAERNFSKLKLIKNYLRSTMSQERLNGLATMSIEKFFRRT from the coding sequence ATGGATTTGTATCGTGATAGTACTGAGGCTAATGTTAAAAGTGAGGCTAAATCTTTagttgaaaatgagttggaaaaatttgaatttttattAGCGATGGTTATTTGGTATGAGGTTTTACATGCTATTAATGTAGTTAGTAAAAACTTACAATCAAAAGATATGTGTATTGATATTGCTATAAAACAACTAGATGgacttattatttattttaaaaagttTAGGGATGAAGGATTTGAAAATGCTATGATTAAGGCTAAAGAACTTGCTTTAAAGATGGGCATTGAACCTAGTTTTCGTGAAAAACGTGTTATTCGTAGAAATAGAAGATTTGATGAAAATGTTGATAATGAGACTTTGAAAACTCCTATTGATTGTTTTAGAACGGATTACTTTTTATACATAGTAGATCAAGCTAGTGTTTCACTCGAAAGTAGATTTGCTCAGTTTAAAGAGTTCGAacaaatttttggatttttgtttagTATAAAAAAGTTAAAATCTTTAGATCAAAAAATTTTAAAAGAGAAGTGCATTTATCTGGAAAAGTTTTGGAACTATGATAATCATATTGATATTGATGGTTTAGATTTATTTGAAGAACTAAAAATGCTAAGAGAAATTATACATGTAGAATCTGACACACTTACCAATATATTAACTTATATTAAAAACTTTAATTCTTTTCCAAATGCATATATCGCCTATAGAATTGTGTTAACCATTCCTGTAACCGTTGCTACTGCAGAACGTAACTTTTCcaaattaaaactaataaaaaattaCTTAAGATCTACAATGTCACAAGAAAGATTAAACGGTTTAGCTACCATGTCAATCGAAAAATTTTTTAGAAGAACTTGA